The Callospermophilus lateralis isolate mCalLat2 chromosome 3, mCalLat2.hap1, whole genome shotgun sequence genome has a segment encoding these proteins:
- the Or4k13 gene encoding olfactory receptor 4K13 — MEKANQSVVSEFILLGLSHSQNLQILFFLGFSVVYVGIILGNSLILVTVTFDSCLHTPMYFLLINLSCVDMILASFATPKMIVDFLREQKTISWWGCYSQMFFMHLLGGSEMMLLVAMAIDRYVAICKPLHYMTIMNPRVLTGLLLSSYAVGFVHSSSQMAFMLTLPFCGPNVVDSFFCDLPLVIKLACQDTYLLQLLVIADSGLLSLVCFLLLLVSYTVIIYSVRHRATSGSSKAFSTLSAHITVVTLFFAPCVFIYVWPFHRYSIDKILSVFYTIFTPLLNPIIYTLRNQEVKAAIKKIRTKYRNLKHTF; from the coding sequence ATGGAAAAAGCAAACCAATCAGTGGTGTCTGAATTCATTTTGCTGGGACTTTCCCATTCCCAGAATCTTcagattttattcttcttgggaTTCTCTGTGGTCTATGTGGGGATTATATTAGGAAACAGTCTCATCTTGGTCACTGTTACCTTCGACTCATGCCTTCACACACCAATGTACTTTTTGCTTATCAATCTCTCCTGTGTTGATATGATCCTGGCTTCTTTTGCTACACCTAAGATGATTGTGGATTTCCTCAGAGAACAGAAAACCATCTCCTGGTGGGGATGCTATTCTCAGATGTTCTTCATGCACCTCCTGGGTGGGAGTGAGATGATGTTGCTTGTAGCCATGGCAATAGACAGGTATGTTGCCATATGCAAACCTCTCCATTATATGACCATCATGAACCCACGGGTGCTCACTGGGCTGCTGTTATCCTCCTATGCAGTTGGATTTGTACATTCATCTAGTCAGATGGCTTTCATGTTGACTTTACCTTTTTGTGGTCCCAATGTTGTAGACAGCTTTTTCTGTGACCTTCCCCTTGTGATCAAACTTGCCTGCCAGGACACCTACTTGCTACAACTCCTGGTCATCGCTGACAGTGGTCTCCTGTCCCTGGTCTGTTTCCTTCTCTTACTTGTCTCCTACACAGTCATAATATACTCAGTTAGGCACCGTGCTACCAGTGGATCCTCTAAGGCCTTCTCCACTCTCTCAGCTCACATCACAGTTGTGACTCTCTTCTTTGCTCCATGCGTCTTTATCTACGTATGGCCCTTCCATCGATACTCTATAGATAAAATACTTTctgtgttttacacaattttcacacCTCTCTTAAATCCTATTATTTATACATTAAGAAATCAAGAAGTAAAAGCAGCGATTAAGAAAATAAGGACTAAATACAGAAATTTAAAACACACTTTTTAA